A single window of Candidatus Obscuribacter sp. DNA harbors:
- a CDS encoding beta-ketoacyl-ACP synthase III, with amino-acid sequence MRQVRIVGTGKYLPQTKVTSSMVAARFGLDANQVEERSGIKSRHRVKGETASEMAALAAQDALSAAGLKISDIDCIVCTSGCPEQSFPCTASLVQNRLGAGDSGIPAFDINASCLSFLTGLDTLSYMIEAGRYRRVLLIASEVCTGVNWDDYETGTLFGDGAAAAVVEKCQANDTSAILASRMETYGKGATLSQCLAGGNKYLLEEYKSDPTSFLFTMDGKGLYKMAAQMLPGLVQQLLNDSKLTVNDIDLVIPHQASLSALELTRRNLGFTQAKWMNILENHGNTIAASIPMALHEAIVQKKLVRGQLALLLGTAAGFSVGGLLFRY; translated from the coding sequence ATGCGCCAGGTTAGGATAGTTGGTACCGGCAAGTATCTGCCCCAGACAAAAGTTACCTCAAGCATGGTGGCCGCTCGATTTGGCTTGGATGCCAATCAGGTTGAAGAGCGGTCTGGTATAAAAAGTCGTCATAGAGTCAAGGGTGAGACAGCCTCAGAAATGGCTGCCTTGGCGGCACAGGACGCGCTCTCGGCTGCTGGTCTAAAGATCTCTGATATTGACTGCATTGTGTGCACCAGTGGATGCCCTGAGCAGAGCTTCCCATGTACTGCATCACTGGTGCAAAACCGTCTTGGCGCGGGGGATTCTGGCATTCCAGCTTTTGACATCAATGCCAGCTGTCTCAGTTTTTTGACAGGACTGGATACTCTGTCTTATATGATTGAGGCTGGTCGCTACAGGCGCGTCTTGCTAATAGCCTCCGAAGTCTGCACCGGTGTTAACTGGGACGACTATGAGACTGGCACTCTATTTGGTGACGGAGCGGCTGCTGCCGTTGTGGAGAAATGCCAGGCGAATGATACCAGTGCCATCCTGGCATCGCGCATGGAGACCTATGGCAAGGGGGCTACGCTCTCGCAGTGTCTGGCTGGTGGCAACAAATATCTCCTGGAGGAGTATAAGTCAGACCCCACCTCATTTTTGTTTACTATGGACGGCAAGGGATTGTATAAAATGGCAGCACAAATGCTACCTGGTCTTGTCCAGCAGCTCTTGAACGATAGCAAATTAACAGTTAATGACATCGACCTGGTTATACCGCATCAGGCCAGTCTTTCGGCTCTGGAGTTGACGCGTCGCAATCTTGGTTTTACTCAAGCAAAATGGATGAATATCTTGGAGAATCACGGCAATACAATTGCTGCTTCAATCCCCATGGCTCTGCATGAAGCAATCGTGCAAAAGAAGTTAGTGAGAGGGCAACTGGCACTACTGCTTGGCACCGCCGCCGGATTTTCGGTGGGCGGTTTACTGTTTAGGTATTAG
- a CDS encoding NAD-dependent epimerase/dehydratase family protein: MKRVLVTGGTGFVGSHLVRRLIQDGHQVTFTGRDQDKATPLINMGARFVYHAFAKSADLTKMFAEVDTVMHCAAKSSPWGPKGEHMRVNWHFTRQVADACLKGGVRRLVHVSTSSVYFDYQDRLGLKETDSLPEVAANHYSASKVLAEDAVMDAFARGLDTVILRPRGIFGPGDEAIVPRLVRANRKIGVPLVRDGQAMSDITYVDNLVDAMVLAMAAPPLVSGKIYNITNGETLSVIALLQMLFGALDRPLKLRPLSYELGLRLSSTMEVLATLLRQEPLFTRYTLSLLSISQTLDLSAARRDLNYQPRISLAEGFKMYAESLQEQKK; this comes from the coding sequence ATGAAAAGAGTACTTGTCACCGGTGGCACCGGTTTTGTTGGCTCTCACCTGGTTAGGCGATTGATACAAGATGGGCACCAGGTGACATTTACCGGGCGTGATCAAGATAAGGCTACACCTCTCATTAATATGGGAGCCAGGTTTGTTTATCATGCCTTTGCTAAGAGCGCTGATTTGACAAAAATGTTTGCTGAAGTCGATACGGTGATGCACTGTGCCGCCAAATCCAGCCCCTGGGGTCCAAAAGGCGAGCACATGCGAGTCAACTGGCACTTTACCAGGCAAGTTGCCGATGCCTGTCTTAAAGGCGGTGTGAGGCGCCTGGTGCATGTCTCCACCAGCAGTGTTTATTTTGATTATCAAGATAGGCTAGGTCTTAAAGAAACAGATAGTCTGCCAGAGGTGGCTGCCAATCACTACAGTGCCTCTAAAGTATTGGCCGAAGACGCCGTGATGGATGCTTTTGCCAGAGGTCTTGATACAGTGATTTTAAGACCGAGAGGTATATTTGGACCTGGTGATGAGGCGATCGTGCCAAGGCTAGTGCGCGCTAACCGTAAGATCGGTGTGCCTCTTGTCCGAGATGGACAGGCGATGTCTGACATTACTTATGTGGATAATCTTGTGGATGCGATGGTACTAGCGATGGCGGCACCGCCACTGGTGTCTGGCAAAATCTATAACATTACCAATGGCGAGACATTAAGTGTCATTGCATTGCTCCAGATGCTCTTTGGCGCTCTCGATAGACCACTCAAACTACGTCCGCTCTCATATGAGCTGGGGCTCCGTCTGTCCTCCACAATGGAGGTGCTGGCTACTCTTTTAAGGCAAGAACCACTCTTTACTCGTTATACTCTATCGCTATTGTCCATTAGTCAGACCCTTGACCTGAGCGCAGCCAGAAGAGACCTTAATTACCAGCCGCGCATCAGTCTGGCAGAAGGATTTAAGATGTATGCTGAATCCTTGCAAGAGCAAAAAAAGTGA
- a CDS encoding adenylate cyclase, with product MSIEQLAILRSFLLTRLRRFASRDQLESWQNRKVQKFVRRTLTRSQFYREQFAAKGIAPEDWRACPLMTRELFMANFDAINTRGVKLFEAMSLCQASEASRDFTGSLGDLTVGMSSGTSGKASSRGVFLVSDRERALWSGNILAKCISGSIFDKCRIALFLRNNSNLYETISGQRIQFCYFDLASDCELNAKKLEQFNPDILVAPPSMLGYLAGLVSSGRIALKPAKVLSVAEVLEPIDSELIRAAFGSEPGQIYQCTEGFIAYSCAQGSLHLCEDLAVFERQYLGGEPGKFVPIVTDFTRSTQPIIRYWLGDILSDGKGCDCGSVYATIGSVVGRMQDCIVLPAQAGDRRADGVVRILPDSVGRVFLHSGSTRDVISDYQVEQTARDRLVISLPSDLLDSDVQEQIATGIKELCESRGAASPSLSFEPLVRKSDFVIKRRRVQGLADTILA from the coding sequence ATGAGTATTGAGCAACTGGCGATTTTGCGCAGCTTTTTGCTTACTCGTCTGCGTCGATTTGCCAGTCGAGACCAGCTTGAGTCCTGGCAAAATCGTAAAGTGCAAAAATTTGTACGACGTACACTTACCAGGTCACAGTTTTATCGAGAACAATTTGCTGCAAAGGGCATCGCGCCTGAGGACTGGCGTGCCTGTCCGCTTATGACTAGAGAATTGTTTATGGCAAACTTTGACGCCATCAATACCAGAGGCGTTAAGTTGTTTGAGGCGATGTCGTTATGCCAGGCGTCTGAAGCCAGTCGTGATTTTACCGGTAGTCTCGGTGATCTCACCGTTGGTATGTCGTCTGGTACTTCTGGCAAGGCTAGCAGTCGTGGCGTGTTTTTGGTGAGTGACCGCGAGCGCGCCCTCTGGTCTGGCAACATACTGGCTAAATGTATCTCCGGTAGCATCTTTGATAAGTGTCGTATCGCACTGTTTTTGCGTAACAACAGCAATCTATATGAGACCATCTCGGGGCAGCGTATCCAGTTTTGCTATTTTGATCTTGCTAGCGATTGTGAGTTAAATGCCAAAAAGCTTGAGCAGTTTAACCCCGATATACTGGTAGCTCCGCCCTCGATGCTTGGCTATCTGGCAGGATTGGTTAGTAGTGGGCGTATAGCGCTCAAGCCGGCAAAAGTGCTATCGGTGGCTGAAGTACTGGAGCCAATTGACAGCGAACTTATCCGGGCGGCTTTTGGCTCAGAGCCGGGGCAAATTTATCAATGCACTGAGGGCTTTATTGCCTACAGTTGTGCTCAAGGTAGTCTGCATCTCTGCGAAGACCTGGCGGTATTTGAGCGGCAATATCTGGGTGGCGAGCCTGGTAAGTTTGTACCGATAGTTACTGACTTTACTCGCTCCACCCAGCCAATCATCAGGTACTGGTTGGGAGATATTTTGTCTGACGGTAAAGGCTGTGACTGTGGCTCTGTCTATGCCACTATTGGTAGTGTCGTTGGTCGCATGCAGGACTGTATTGTGCTGCCCGCTCAAGCAGGTGACAGACGCGCTGACGGTGTGGTACGTATTTTGCCAGATAGCGTAGGTCGGGTGTTTTTGCACTCAGGCAGCACTCGGGACGTTATCAGTGATTACCAGGTGGAGCAGACTGCCAGAGATAGGTTGGTCATAAGCCTGCCATCAGATTTGCTTGATAGTGATGTCCAAGAGCAAATAGCAACTGGCATTAAGGAGCTTTGTGAGAGCCGCGGAGCGGCCTCTCCGTCGCTGAGCTTTGAGCCACTTGTGCGTAAGTCCGATTTTGTGATTAAGCGTCGCCGTGTGCAGGGGCTAGCAGATACTATACTGGCTTAA
- a CDS encoding MBL fold metallo-hydrolase — protein MLNPCKSKKSEHSKTLSVDIEFFQAGSCKHPEAVVMQGGSWKNIDFPAGCALIKHSQYGPILFDTGYSSRFFAETQKFPFNIYAALTPVALKGADELACALSHSALSAADIKTIIVSHFHADHVGGLGDFAASSFVCAREALAAIKGKSGFAALKRGFLAGLIPSDFEQRLIYMDQLAAVDLPESFYPFTSAFDLTGDQRVLLVELPGHAAGHIGVIVRTTSNGDYFLIGDACWVSDTFKELRMPHMITGLVNSDSRQYRATIDKLHQLHQNNPSLMIVPSHCKAALLQATKQSGQAKGIYEY, from the coding sequence ATGCTGAATCCTTGCAAGAGCAAAAAAAGTGAGCACAGTAAAACATTGAGCGTAGATATAGAATTCTTCCAAGCTGGCTCTTGCAAGCATCCCGAGGCTGTGGTGATGCAGGGTGGTAGCTGGAAAAATATCGACTTTCCGGCTGGCTGTGCTTTAATTAAACATTCTCAGTATGGTCCCATACTCTTTGATACTGGCTACAGCAGCCGGTTTTTTGCAGAGACGCAAAAGTTTCCTTTTAACATCTATGCGGCTTTGACTCCCGTTGCTCTCAAGGGCGCCGATGAGTTGGCTTGTGCTCTCAGTCACAGTGCCCTCAGTGCTGCCGACATCAAAACTATTATTGTCTCTCACTTCCACGCAGATCATGTGGGTGGACTCGGGGACTTTGCTGCTAGTAGCTTTGTCTGTGCTCGGGAGGCGCTCGCTGCCATCAAGGGCAAAAGCGGCTTTGCAGCACTTAAGCGTGGATTTTTGGCAGGACTTATCCCCTCTGACTTTGAGCAGAGGCTCATATATATGGACCAGCTTGCGGCGGTGGATTTGCCTGAGAGCTTTTATCCTTTTACCAGTGCATTTGATCTGACCGGTGATCAGCGGGTCTTGCTCGTAGAGCTGCCTGGCCATGCTGCCGGACATATTGGTGTGATTGTGCGTACCACAAGTAATGGCGATTATTTTTTGATAGGAGATGCCTGCTGGGTCAGTGATACTTTTAAAGAGTTGCGGATGCCTCATATGATTACCGGGCTGGTCAATAGTGATAGCCGTCAGTACCGCGCTACGATTGATAAACTGCATCAGCTGCACCAAAACAATCCCTCACTGATGATCGTGCCATCACATTGTAAGGCTGCTCTGCTTCAAGCTACAAAGCAGTCAGGCCAGGCTAAAGGTATATATGAGTATTGA
- a CDS encoding NDP-sugar synthase: MKDNLKAMVLAAGVGSRLDPLTKRLPKPLIPVANRPVMEHILMWLNEHGIKDVASNLHYLPEKIRNYFTFECSLPGTVQFVNERVLTGDCGGLRACKSFFEPSTNGKKTTFVVAMGDIVTDVDLSLLVEEHRRSGALASIGLKRVEDVSQFGVVCLNDKGYVEHFQEKPMPHEARSDLANIGIYVFGSDIFKYMPDEGVYMFGKQLFPLLLGKQLPVRGVELEGYWSDIGTMESYKQTCSDVLSGATGLMPRGAVLRTGDNKTVVARGQNVHIAPGVQLLGNVTIGDNCVIASGAVIKDSVLWANTIVGAGALIKDSVIADGCRIKQQAHHVGEIVVDGLGGYQTSELNVVSINQSVKLAS, from the coding sequence GTGAAAGATAATTTGAAGGCCATGGTGCTGGCTGCGGGAGTGGGAAGTCGCTTAGATCCTTTGACAAAGCGTTTGCCCAAGCCTCTTATACCAGTTGCCAACCGCCCTGTCATGGAGCACATTTTGATGTGGCTCAATGAGCATGGTATCAAAGATGTAGCTTCTAATCTCCACTATCTGCCCGAAAAAATCCGCAACTATTTTACCTTTGAGTGCTCTTTGCCAGGCACTGTGCAGTTTGTCAACGAACGTGTGCTGACTGGTGATTGTGGTGGGCTGCGCGCTTGCAAGAGTTTTTTTGAGCCATCCACAAATGGTAAAAAGACAACCTTTGTAGTGGCCATGGGCGATATCGTTACCGATGTCGATCTCAGCTTGCTCGTGGAAGAGCACAGACGGTCTGGCGCTCTTGCTTCTATTGGCCTGAAGCGAGTAGAAGATGTTTCACAATTTGGTGTTGTTTGTCTCAACGATAAAGGTTATGTCGAGCATTTCCAAGAAAAGCCAATGCCACACGAGGCCCGGTCAGACCTGGCAAATATCGGCATCTATGTTTTTGGCTCTGACATTTTTAAATACATGCCAGATGAGGGTGTGTATATGTTTGGCAAGCAATTGTTTCCGCTTTTGCTTGGTAAACAACTGCCGGTGCGCGGTGTAGAACTCGAAGGCTACTGGTCTGACATCGGTACGATGGAGAGCTACAAGCAGACTTGTAGTGACGTACTGAGCGGTGCCACCGGTCTGATGCCACGTGGTGCGGTCTTACGCACTGGAGACAACAAGACTGTGGTGGCGCGGGGACAAAATGTCCATATAGCTCCTGGTGTGCAGCTATTAGGCAATGTCACCATTGGCGATAATTGTGTGATCGCCTCTGGTGCTGTTATCAAAGACAGTGTGCTCTGGGCAAACACAATTGTCGGTGCTGGCGCTCTCATAAAAGATAGTGTTATTGCAGATGGTTGCCGTATCAAGCAACAGGCACATCATGTAGGTGAAATTGTGGTGGATGGTCTGGGCGGCTACCAGACTAGTGAGCTAAATGTAGTGTCCATAAATCAAAGCGTAAAACTGGCCAGTTAA
- a CDS encoding WD40 repeat domain-containing protein — translation MKFEPRQKSKVNAAMCGISAFAMVIGFGNPLIARASERGIVKHPTSIPSDIYSVFSPDGKWVAGWLSSVDDPTSDEKKTFAITIREVKGAKLKREIELQTKPGMIAWSPDCKLIVYSLPSSIIVLDAHSLSEIAKIQTNSVKALDFCWSPDKKHFAYADDGTIHILDAITMIERVKIDGATNGRFRLAWSPDSNYILLSAGETAAICDIKTGKYLGYKHWQDTRSHTISPDQNNLIIETINKLTTDEPLTLPPKSDMSPFDKGKVGSPGWENNATPKTIEEAFAEFDKDLIQANRQRFKRAAQSDVGNFGGRESITDTMMADVYYKWNFTPLYKFFEARGITKERDVLGILLDSYWLHLNDKPIDLDIQISTHKAYWDDQKTVIAPNQQLPESIWLCPLKTSSGTEYSLSTIKTKLQIVAFLMADDFSNAAVIKALKDLPNNHPTKDLAITVCVIPASSITGSEGSVESNNKSAEPCKLLEKLMQDSKGITVTEAPPQLTRAFFRMLKTKHTQFGPPQTFFISESGLLKYRVQRTDIGSTSKIFEKLVKKCL, via the coding sequence ATGAAGTTTGAACCACGTCAAAAGTCCAAAGTTAATGCTGCGATGTGCGGTATTAGCGCTTTTGCAATGGTAATTGGCTTTGGCAATCCGCTGATTGCCAGGGCTTCGGAGCGAGGAATAGTAAAGCATCCGACTTCAATACCCAGCGACATCTACTCCGTATTTTCGCCAGACGGCAAATGGGTAGCAGGTTGGTTGAGTAGCGTAGACGATCCTACAAGCGATGAGAAGAAAACTTTTGCCATCACAATCCGGGAAGTCAAAGGCGCAAAGCTCAAACGAGAAATAGAATTGCAGACCAAACCAGGCATGATAGCCTGGTCACCCGATTGCAAACTAATTGTATACAGTCTGCCTTCATCAATAATTGTTTTAGATGCGCACTCCTTGAGTGAGATCGCAAAAATACAAACAAATAGCGTCAAAGCTCTGGATTTTTGCTGGTCTCCAGACAAAAAACATTTCGCTTACGCTGATGACGGCACCATTCATATCTTGGATGCCATCACAATGATAGAGAGGGTGAAAATTGACGGCGCCACAAATGGCCGCTTTAGACTTGCCTGGAGTCCAGATAGCAACTATATCCTACTATCAGCCGGAGAAACTGCAGCTATTTGCGACATCAAAACCGGTAAGTATCTGGGATATAAACACTGGCAAGACACCAGAAGCCATACGATATCACCTGATCAAAACAATTTGATTATTGAGACTATCAATAAACTTACGACAGACGAACCGCTAACTCTGCCACCAAAGTCTGATATGAGCCCGTTTGACAAAGGCAAAGTAGGATCACCTGGATGGGAAAACAACGCCACACCAAAAACCATAGAAGAAGCCTTTGCAGAGTTTGATAAGGACCTTATACAAGCCAACCGTCAGCGCTTTAAAAGAGCCGCACAAAGTGACGTTGGCAATTTTGGCGGAAGAGAATCAATTACAGATACCATGATGGCTGATGTCTACTACAAGTGGAACTTCACTCCGCTCTACAAGTTTTTTGAAGCACGTGGAATTACAAAAGAACGGGATGTCCTGGGTATCTTACTTGACTCCTACTGGCTTCATCTAAATGACAAACCAATTGATCTCGACATACAAATAAGCACACACAAAGCCTATTGGGATGACCAAAAGACGGTTATTGCACCCAACCAACAATTGCCTGAGTCCATCTGGCTGTGTCCACTCAAAACAAGCTCAGGCACAGAATATTCGCTTAGTACGATAAAGACAAAATTGCAAATAGTAGCTTTTTTGATGGCAGATGATTTTAGCAATGCAGCCGTAATAAAGGCGTTAAAAGACTTACCAAACAATCATCCCACAAAAGATCTTGCTATTACAGTATGTGTTATCCCTGCATCGAGTATCACGGGGAGCGAGGGGAGCGTTGAATCGAATAACAAGAGTGCTGAACCATGCAAACTCTTAGAAAAACTAATGCAAGATAGCAAAGGAATTACCGTAACTGAAGCCCCACCTCAATTAACCAGAGCATTTTTTCGTATGCTCAAAACCAAGCATACTCAGTTTGGACCGCCGCAGACATTTTTTATAAGTGAGTCTGGCCTCCTCAAGTATAGAGTCCAACGCACTGACATTGGGTCCACATCCAAAATATTCGAGAAGCTAGTCAAAAAATGCCTGTAA
- a CDS encoding DUF2383 domain-containing protein, giving the protein MNVEQSVERLNELLKGEFAAIGSYRQTIERVPDTELKTQLEEIHVAHEARANHLRARVQELGGEPFDGETCWQKITPMTAVAESYIGEKIALLALGEKENAGVQKYQEVLNDLDEDSRELILNELLPAQEQTASTLEGIRKGFLS; this is encoded by the coding sequence ATGAACGTCGAGCAGTCAGTAGAGAGGCTGAATGAACTTTTGAAAGGAGAGTTTGCAGCCATTGGAAGTTATCGGCAGACAATCGAGAGAGTGCCTGATACTGAGTTAAAAACTCAACTGGAAGAGATACACGTGGCCCACGAAGCTCGTGCTAACCACCTGCGTGCTCGTGTGCAAGAGCTGGGTGGAGAACCGTTTGATGGCGAGACTTGCTGGCAAAAAATCACACCAATGACTGCTGTGGCCGAGTCCTATATCGGCGAAAAAATTGCGCTTCTAGCTCTCGGCGAAAAAGAGAACGCGGGAGTACAAAAGTATCAGGAAGTCTTGAACGACCTTGATGAGGATAGTCGCGAGCTCATTCTCAATGAGCTGTTGCCAGCTCAAGAGCAGACGGCATCTACGTTAGAAGGCATCCGCAAAGGCTTTTTGAGCTGA
- a CDS encoding energy transducer TonB — protein sequence MSFKYIIAISTMIFFGVSPISATETKCTAQDPEYMKLYMNDVNRRISRLIPDDRKNAPDGTTAEVTFDIEPDGNAKNVLVTKSSGIKSFDNACLVSINRRSPFRPISNELKVKAVFRTKILELSFDAQK from the coding sequence ATGTCATTCAAGTATATTATAGCAATTTCAACCATGATTTTTTTCGGAGTTAGTCCAATTAGCGCAACTGAAACCAAGTGCACAGCGCAAGATCCAGAGTATATGAAACTCTATATGAATGACGTGAACAGAAGAATAAGCAGACTTATTCCGGACGACAGGAAGAACGCTCCAGATGGAACTACGGCGGAAGTTACATTTGATATAGAACCAGATGGAAATGCCAAGAATGTCCTAGTGACAAAATCGAGCGGAATTAAGTCGTTTGACAATGCATGCTTAGTCTCCATAAATAGAAGAAGCCCTTTCAGGCCTATAAGTAATGAACTCAAAGTAAAAGCAGTTTTTAGGACAAAAATTCTAGAATTGAGTTTTGATGCCCAAAAATGA
- a CDS encoding dienelactone hydrolase family protein translates to MGKRNWLTPESKSSEGANVADKAAEAKENDQKPVDQPAQKDLTTDTWVPGSTVKPADASPPIPAGFPAAPLIHGEANKADQKPFDAKAAAADIQDALHVPFFSTRIFPDADRVFNKMLNMSPQEYKAVEAEYNQNIAPGEKPYFSGDKKWTLEDDVKRQLTGTDELVVTKLMESKAHNDVPPEHRVNGEQLLKPGSPLKVGELNPVTMADGRRYDVYVPKNADNRAPVIVAMHGAAGGDSVGLMAQESGLTADAERTGATVVFAYPKPRDFDIGVSNVQGVAWNVPGRINLPKAEDKVTDDRKYMDNVLDDLKGKTQMADKVGLFGFSDGGRFAQVYAADRPDRVAAVVSHDGTWMKGDQAPTVGKPMMIIHGDKDETLPYAGGMGSVSRKMDWLLGTNLDKSAPYMQAEVWKKADQCDGPVKVNDGKDVLTRDYTGCKVGEVKEYIVKGGEHGINDFKNGGSRTVQWMLGSADRRQAYASEGAAFLKRWIVSDPGIKRSE, encoded by the coding sequence TTGGGGAAGAGAAACTGGCTCACGCCAGAATCTAAATCAAGTGAGGGCGCCAACGTGGCAGATAAAGCAGCAGAAGCTAAAGAAAACGACCAAAAGCCAGTCGATCAACCTGCACAAAAGGATTTGACCACTGACACCTGGGTGCCCGGGTCTACGGTCAAACCGGCTGACGCCTCCCCGCCTATACCCGCAGGCTTTCCCGCTGCCCCGCTCATCCACGGAGAGGCTAACAAGGCGGACCAAAAACCATTTGACGCCAAAGCGGCGGCTGCCGATATCCAGGACGCACTGCATGTGCCCTTTTTTAGTACTAGAATTTTTCCCGATGCCGACCGTGTCTTTAATAAGATGCTCAATATGTCGCCGCAAGAATATAAGGCGGTTGAAGCTGAATACAACCAAAATATCGCCCCTGGAGAGAAGCCATACTTTAGCGGGGACAAAAAATGGACTCTCGAAGATGACGTCAAACGCCAGCTAACCGGCACAGATGAGCTGGTGGTGACCAAACTAATGGAGTCAAAAGCACACAACGACGTGCCTCCAGAGCACCGAGTCAACGGTGAGCAACTATTAAAACCAGGTAGCCCCCTCAAAGTAGGAGAGCTCAATCCCGTGACCATGGCCGATGGCCGTCGCTATGATGTTTATGTGCCAAAAAATGCTGACAATCGCGCTCCGGTAATAGTCGCCATGCATGGTGCCGCCGGTGGTGACTCGGTTGGACTGATGGCGCAAGAGTCCGGACTCACAGCAGATGCTGAGCGCACCGGAGCCACAGTAGTATTTGCCTATCCAAAACCTCGCGATTTTGATATCGGTGTATCCAATGTCCAGGGAGTAGCCTGGAATGTGCCAGGACGCATCAACCTGCCCAAAGCAGAAGACAAAGTCACAGACGACCGCAAATATATGGACAATGTCCTCGACGATCTCAAAGGCAAAACACAAATGGCCGACAAAGTCGGGTTGTTTGGCTTTAGCGATGGTGGGCGCTTTGCCCAGGTATACGCCGCTGATAGACCAGACCGCGTGGCAGCAGTAGTCAGCCATGATGGCACCTGGATGAAAGGTGACCAGGCACCGACTGTCGGCAAGCCGATGATGATCATCCACGGAGACAAAGACGAGACTCTGCCATATGCTGGCGGGATGGGCTCAGTGAGCCGCAAAATGGACTGGCTCTTGGGTACAAATCTGGATAAATCGGCACCATACATGCAAGCAGAGGTGTGGAAGAAAGCTGACCAGTGCGATGGACCTGTCAAAGTCAATGACGGCAAAGATGTGCTGACACGTGACTATACAGGCTGCAAAGTCGGTGAAGTCAAAGAATACATAGTCAAAGGCGGCGAGCACGGCATCAACGATTTTAAAAATGGGGGTTCGCGCACAGTGCAATGGATGCTGGGCAGCGCTGATCGCAGACAAGCTTACGCTTCCGAGGGCGCAGCCTTTCTCAAACGCTGGATTGTTTCAGATCCTGGGATAAAACGTTCTGAATAG
- a CDS encoding response regulator: MPATNIDKTIADSVAPPILLVEDNHLNQNVLTTLLHKFGYNVRIANNGIEAVEAVMSDTFPLILMDCHMPQMDGFEAASQIRRLEADKEIHTPIVAVTAVASIDKDRCLAAGMDDYIAKPIDIKAFKACIEHWIRKDMAYHNQKLREYLQEYSPRTYAEQKASDRAMHAERCSIVDGDPCLSFAARLGELLDRLHQALNREEADAIAYLAYEIRSSAVAFGAKPLARLCLYLEAAVKERDWSEARSVMQATQRAFDTLQQDLEKQAGDRVLS, translated from the coding sequence ATGCCTGCCACCAACATCGATAAGACAATTGCGGATAGCGTTGCTCCGCCGATACTTCTGGTTGAGGACAACCATCTCAATCAAAACGTATTGACCACGTTGTTGCATAAATTTGGCTACAATGTGCGCATCGCTAACAATGGTATCGAGGCTGTTGAAGCTGTTATGAGTGACACATTTCCATTGATTTTGATGGATTGTCACATGCCTCAAATGGATGGCTTTGAGGCTGCCTCCCAGATCAGACGGTTGGAAGCGGATAAGGAAATCCATACTCCGATTGTCGCTGTCACTGCCGTGGCTTCAATTGATAAAGACCGTTGCCTTGCTGCGGGCATGGATGATTACATCGCTAAGCCCATTGATATCAAAGCCTTTAAGGCTTGCATCGAGCACTGGATACGCAAGGATATGGCTTATCACAATCAAAAGCTGCGTGAATATTTGCAGGAGTATTCTCCTCGCACTTACGCTGAGCAAAAAGCTAGCGACCGGGCCATGCATGCTGAGCGCTGTAGTATTGTTGACGGCGACCCGTGTCTGTCATTTGCGGCGCGTTTAGGCGAGCTTTTGGATAGATTGCATCAAGCTTTGAATAGAGAAGAAGCGGACGCCATTGCTTATCTCGCCTATGAAATCCGCTCATCAGCCGTGGCATTTGGCGCAAAACCACTAGCTAGACTGTGCCTTTATTTAGAAGCTGCTGTAAAAGAGAGAGACTGGTCGGAAGCACGCTCTGTCATGCAGGCTACTCAAAGAGCTTTTGATACATTGCAACAAGACCTGGAAAAGCAAGCTGGCGACAGGGTGTTGTCTTAA
- a CDS encoding BON domain-containing protein: MAFFKWQNEIAAIALILTACGVADAKVWPVAGSKFDLTYHIDEAERSGSLTSQQARQLRLDEERIVKHQSELLKMHNNRLTPEDVATIEGEVVKLRDRVNSVSLSKSDNTRKNVGDGLKSAVVPEKQPNSKEELAKVIALRQSLMHEKGLSMNAKNIKIVAQRDRLTLRGVVNSAAEKERIAIMAKDCIGDSVLDNQLEVAGK, from the coding sequence ATGGCATTTTTTAAATGGCAAAATGAGATAGCGGCAATTGCGCTCATCCTCACTGCTTGTGGAGTAGCTGACGCTAAGGTATGGCCAGTGGCTGGTAGTAAGTTTGATTTGACTTACCACATCGACGAAGCCGAGCGCTCTGGCTCTCTAACCAGTCAGCAAGCACGGCAGTTGCGTCTTGACGAAGAACGTATCGTCAAACATCAGAGCGAACTACTAAAGATGCATAACAATCGACTTACTCCAGAAGACGTTGCCACCATCGAGGGTGAAGTCGTAAAATTGAGAGATCGCGTCAATAGTGTCTCTCTGTCGAAGTCGGACAATACCAGAAAGAATGTTGGTGACGGACTAAAGTCGGCTGTCGTACCAGAAAAACAACCCAACTCTAAAGAAGAACTGGCGAAAGTCATCGCCTTGCGTCAGAGTTTAATGCACGAGAAAGGTCTCAGTATGAATGCCAAAAACATCAAGATTGTTGCTCAAAGAGATAGGCTGACTCTGCGTGGAGTGGTTAATAGCGCTGCTGAAAAAGAGCGCATTGCAATCATGGCTAAAGACTGTATCGGCGACAGTGTGCTGGATAACCAACTGGAAGTGGCAGGTAAGTAA